The Dioscorea cayenensis subsp. rotundata cultivar TDr96_F1 chromosome 11, TDr96_F1_v2_PseudoChromosome.rev07_lg8_w22 25.fasta, whole genome shotgun sequence genomic interval CTGCAGAAGAAATCAAGTTGATATGAAAAAGGTCTTTCTCTTAGTCAATAAAACAATTGCAGAAAAAGATAATGAAATAGTTATTATTTTGCCTTTTTCCTTTGAAGGCAATCAGAAAGGACTTTGAAACTAGTATCACTAAAAACAGATCAAATGCTATTCCTAAAGTGATACTTTTCCCATATACAAGTTTCTGCCATTAAAGAAGTTCCAAGACAGGTGGTTTTTCATATTTGAGGCATGAAGTGGCTGGACAACGACTATTCATTTTTGGTCCATAAAGTTGTTGAAAATGAATGTGCATTATCATCACAAGTTTTAAGTGACATTTTAAGTGTAGCACTTGTTCATGGTTTGGCTTTTAGCAAAACTACTAAGTGACTAAGAAGATTGAATAAAAAGTAAAGCTTCCATATCTATCCAATTGATGTGCCCGTTTAGTTAAACAGCCCTATGATTTAAGAAACCTATGTGTTTGTATTATAGTTTCCACTCTATTAAAGAGTTATACCTGTATTCTACATGCATCTGTCCCCAGAATACAAGAAGTCCTGCATGGTGAAACAATCCACAAACCTTTTAAGATGAACAATGTTAATGACACAACATGTCATTCAAATTCAATCATAACTATAAAGGGATTGTACAGTGCAGGTGGGCTCCCTCCAGTGGACTATTCTATGCTCCATGGTTAGTTGAGACAAGATTCCTGCCATACTTCACTATACGGGAACAACATATCCTAAAATATTTCATGTGCTACCCTTGCACTTAAAAAGATGTGAAGGGAAAGTGGAAATATAAACAAAGACAATCTTTAAGCTCTCATTATCTGCATAGTCAAAGGAATGGTTGCAATGCAACTATGAAATCACAAGCAGTGCTTTCATTTGCTGCACATCATAAGGTGTGGTATGGTAGATGCAAATCACACATACTAAAACAGTCTATACAGCGATTTGTTTATGACTAGAGTAATACTTATTCAACCATCCGGAGCCTAAGAAATACTGCATGTTAGTGGCGTGGGTTTTTAGGTTCCTAAATCTGACGCCTATAGGaagcaaggaaaaaaaagattGGTAGCTAGCAAGCTAAAATGACACCATCAATCAATATCGTTAAGCCAGAACAATTTCCAAACATTGTAGTTTAAAAATCAATGACTCTTTTGCATTTTATGACGCTATAACATTACGCTCTGGCgaataatataaatcaatagcACTTTTATATTATGTGTATATACTCTGCCCTCTATTAAACATCAGGGAATAATATAAAGAGCAGTGATAAAAAAGTTGATGTTATTGAGACAGAAACCAAAACTTGCACCATTTGCAATGCATTGGACTACTATATATACAGCATGGGTACATTGAAAATTAACTAGTGCAAAACTAAGGAATATTGCCTTCACATTTACAAAAGATTTGTGCACATGAGCATGAGAGTACCTAATTAATGTAAGTCTTCAATAATGGCTAAAAATTGAAGAATGATAATTTTAGTTACCTTCTATGCAATACCTCTGTTTGTCTCTTGTCCAAATGGATGCTGTAAGTACAAAATTCTCCCTATAAAATAGAAACAATGTCCCGCTGAAGTCTGAACATAAGATCCATAAATACTTCATCAAATGGTGTTGTCACGATTCACTCCTGTTAAGAACTTCCCTCACCAATAATGTACGTCCACGGAACTCCTGTTCAAAATCAATTATAAGAACAAAAATGAATAGGATTAAGAGTTTTAGCTATTATCAATGAGGCCAATATAATGTATTTTCTAAGAAAAGATTGCGTTATTAACATGGAACCCCTTATTGCTTGAGTAAGCATAATGGTATCCCAAGAAGATTGTCCTATCTGCAGGCGCTcgtgaaaattaaatttagtgaTAGCACAaagaccaaaaacaaaaatatttgataaagcTTCACttataagttttataaaaagaataagatcagcttaaacaaaaaatgaagcaaagaaaaAAGCGATGTgttcataaacaaaataaaaggaggATATACCGATCCATTTTGCTCTAATGCAGATTTCAGTTCATCAGCAGAAGAGAACGAGAGGAACCCATATACACGATTTTTCCCACCTTTACGATCATAGAGCACCCTCGTACTAACAACTGTCCCAAATTGACTAAAATGCTCTCGCAAATCTTCAGGCTTTACTGACCATGAAAGGTTGCCAATATAAGCTTTATAGGGGGTTTCAAAGACAATGTCTTTCTTTGGTGCAGTATTCAAGGCCTCAATGTTCCGTCTGCCAGATGTCATATCAGCTGAATATTGAACACGCATTTCTCGTCCACTCAAATCCTAGAAAAAATGTGAGCCATGTGTCAAAATAACCTTTATAAGTTCAAAACTAATCAAAGATACTACCAATTAAGGCACAGGAGAATCTTTCTCAACTTACAGAGCCATCCAAGGCAGCTATTGCAGTTTTAGCTTCTTGAATAGAACTCATTGTAACAAAACCACTTCCTCGACTAAAGCCCGTTGCTGGATCTCGAGATACCTGAACAAGTTAAATTAAAATGCCATCACACATATAGGATGAAAACTTCATTAGGAAACTAACTAGGAAGAACactaataatatatttccaACAGAATATTTACCAAGTCCATTTCATATGAAACAAAATCACCAATCTCATGAAGCTTGAAATCTGCATGTAAAACAACAGAATTCTCTTGCAAGTGGCACAATGAGCTCCAATTGATTACAAGTTAAACCACTAACAAAGTTAACCTCTTGTCTATCTCAAAAGCTTGATTGTTTAAGCAATTAATACCAGACTTCAACAGATTTTCCCCACCGTGCTAAAAGCTCTTCccattttattttacatatcaaacaaattttaatgcCACACTACTGCATGCATTGCAGAGTCAGTCACATAACCCCCAAGCATTTGAAAAGGACCCTATTTCATACCATTAAATGTAACAAACAGTCCCAATATCAATAATAAGCAAAACTTTTAGTATCTCTATCAGTGatcagagaataaaaataaaaccactcaaactttttataaataGCACTGCACAATATTAGACATCAGTATCAAGCTTCACTAGATTTTCTGGAGCATAACCGCAAACAAGATGGTGAGGTATAAATAGTTAATTATGAACTAGCACAATATTTCTATAACATT includes:
- the LOC120272306 gene encoding 28 kDa ribonucleoprotein, chloroplastic, translating into MAVAAAVTAAPSPKIVLRRRQIPSPSSSFLRFSSITPSSTSISISYTTSLVAPTLTSRSRLRSVAEEEEKVLAGNENKGDGEEEGISEEPKPWVRPCELYVCNLPRSCDVSQLLELFKPHGTVYAVEVSRDPATGFSRGSGFVTMSSIQEAKTAIAALDGSDLSGREMRVQYSADMTSGRRNIEALNTAPKKDIVFETPYKAYIGNLSWSVKPEDLREHFSQFGTVVSTRVLYDRKGGKNRVYGFLSFSSADELKSALEQNGSEFRGRTLLVREVLNRSES